One Gossypium raimondii isolate GPD5lz chromosome 3, ASM2569854v1, whole genome shotgun sequence genomic window carries:
- the LOC128039916 gene encoding uncharacterized protein LOC128039916 — protein MTSIVARSRSVQGALMRNVAKLRPNVSAKVYVMQAKEDAKALAVITSNFSLSNNNIHVLIDPVSTYSYICDKFLDGKSLKVVPTEASQIVTNPLGQSTMVNRVVKDCSSGFGGYVFLENLMLLSFHEFDAILGLDWLTQIMQMLNINPEECGYYPDISIRSVFGVYFGFNNGEGRLKQVPNLNEFPNVFLEELLGIPPNKDVEFSIDVVSRTASISSAPYRMAPVELKELKTKLHEFLDKRFIRPSVLPWGVLILIVKKKDETLCLCIDY, from the exons ATGACTAGTATTGTGGCAAGGTCTAGGTCTGTACAGGGAGCTTTAATGAGGAATGTAGCTAAGCTGAGACCAAATGTCTCAGCCAAAGTCTACGTGATGCAAGCGAAGGAAGACGCTAAAGCCCTCGCCGTTATCACTAGTAATTTTTCTTTATCCAACAACAACATCCATGTATTGATAGATCCTGTATCTACTTATTCTTATATATGTGATAAGTTTTTAGATGGAAAGAGTCTTAAGGTTGTCCCTACTGAGGCTAGCCAGATAGTTACCAACCCGCTCGGTCAGAGTACTATGGTCAATAGAGTAGTAAAAGATTGTTCCTCGGGTTTTGGTGGATATGTCTTTTTGGAGAACTTGATGCTGTTGAGTTTCCATGAGTTTGACGCCATATTGGGGTTGGATTGGCTAACTCAGATAATGCAAATGTTGAATATAAATCCAGAGGAGTGTGGGTATTACCCGGATATTTCAATAAG ATCTGTATTTGGAGTATATTTTGGATTCAATAATGGTGAAGGAAGACTTAAACAAGTACCAAATTTGAACGAGTTTCCAAATGTCTTTCTAGAAGAACTTCTAGGGATACCACCAAACAAAGATGTGGAGTTCTCAATTGATGTTGTGTCGAGAACTGCTTCTATCTCGAGTGCACCATACAGAATGGCACCAGTAGAACTGAAGGagttaaagactaaattgcatgaatttttagACAAAAGGTTTATCAGGCCAAGTGTTTTGCCATGGGGTGTGCTGATATTAATCGTTAAGAAGAAGGATGAGACTCTTTGTTTGTGTATAGATTATTGA